Proteins encoded together in one Vicinamibacteria bacterium window:
- a CDS encoding MFS transporter, which translates to MSIVISRKDEGRPPDYGWWIVAVAFLAIVFAFGVPTVILPVLYSSIIDEFGWTRTQVTLVATMKVGAGAAWGIVLGFLIDRVSIRTIVVSSSVITGGAMIAFLGIRTLWLFYAIGLVLGLGSLGVMISMKVLVSRWFERRQGVAVGIALLGTSVAGSFAPVLASRLIDLAGWRFSMALLSLGIWLVALPVFVWKAKDAPVSAAATDTTPFRLILLGPTFWWVALAVVLIGFVDQAMTQHTVLYLERDLGLRRSAASSALSFVFFTSIAGKLGFGWIYDRWSLRGVSACYFLMALSVVFMFSIQSAVSLLVFAAVRGLAHGGAIVDIPVLSRHCFGPRVLGRTIGILTAFVTIGFATGPPIMGYLYDVHGSYRIAFFVLVAASIAAGLSLFAARATYRDERLRLSADTVEGRLTEAASEKA; encoded by the coding sequence GTGTCCATCGTGATTTCGCGAAAAGACGAAGGCCGGCCACCCGATTACGGTTGGTGGATCGTCGCGGTGGCGTTTCTCGCCATCGTGTTCGCCTTCGGTGTTCCGACCGTCATCCTTCCCGTTCTCTACTCCTCGATCATCGACGAGTTCGGTTGGACCCGCACGCAAGTCACGCTCGTGGCCACGATGAAAGTCGGCGCCGGCGCCGCCTGGGGCATCGTTCTGGGCTTCCTGATCGACCGGGTCAGCATCCGAACGATCGTGGTGTCGTCTTCGGTGATCACCGGCGGCGCGATGATCGCTTTTCTCGGCATACGCACTCTATGGCTGTTCTATGCCATCGGCCTCGTTCTGGGTCTCGGATCGCTCGGCGTCATGATCTCGATGAAAGTGCTCGTCTCGCGCTGGTTCGAGAGGCGACAAGGGGTCGCGGTCGGCATCGCGCTACTCGGCACCAGCGTCGCCGGAAGCTTCGCGCCGGTGCTCGCCAGTCGGCTCATCGATCTCGCGGGGTGGAGATTTTCGATGGCGCTTCTCAGCCTCGGAATCTGGCTCGTCGCCCTGCCCGTCTTCGTCTGGAAGGCCAAGGACGCTCCCGTGAGCGCCGCAGCGACCGATACGACTCCATTTCGCCTGATTCTGCTGGGACCAACTTTCTGGTGGGTGGCGCTAGCCGTCGTGCTCATCGGTTTCGTGGATCAGGCGATGACCCAACACACGGTTCTCTATCTCGAACGTGACCTCGGATTGAGGCGTTCGGCCGCGTCGAGCGCGCTGAGCTTCGTGTTCTTCACCAGCATTGCCGGGAAGCTGGGCTTCGGATGGATCTACGACCGATGGTCCTTGAGAGGCGTTTCCGCGTGCTACTTCCTCATGGCGCTTTCCGTGGTGTTCATGTTCTCCATCCAGAGCGCCGTTTCGCTCCTCGTCTTCGCCGCGGTCCGCGGTCTCGCCCACGGCGGGGCGATCGTGGACATTCCGGTTCTGAGCAGGCATTGCTTCGGGCCAAGAGTTCTGGGGCGGACCATCGGCATCTTGACGGCGTTCGTGACCATTGGTTTCGCTACCGGTCCTCCGATCATGGGATATCTCTACGATGTTCACGGTAGCTACCGGATCGCCTTCTTCGTTCTCGTAGCTGCATCGATTGCCGCCGGCCTGTCACTGTTCGCGGCCCGGGCGACGTACCGAGACGAGCGATTACGCCTTTCCGCCGACACCGTCGAAGGACGGCTCACGGAAGCCGCGAGCGAGAAGGCCTAG
- a CDS encoding trypsin-like peptidase domain-containing protein: protein MAGNAERAEKQSREEVLADAMKAVVSVRAGLFTGSGFFITPSIVVTNYHVTGGTRLVEIGGRNEPRSARLLKSAPNHDLVLLELYEPDPGQSVLELGSVEDVVIGQEVVTIGSAFGLRETVTRGIVSAIRTAKGVTFLQTDAAINPGNSGGPLLGLDGKVVGINTAKLQEAESLGLAIAADHAAALFEGRSLEPLSVAAATEDETLAMFLETPRPEPQIPAASDGRASVARSAARNLQEALKPLSAQADQIDREYEAIKWQCLVNIDVYYKAARPTVALLLSDFDASSTPTADCARRVGALQQLASYVGNQVLTLSAVAERQGVRPNAIRSIRRIYRLDW from the coding sequence GTGGCCGGGAACGCCGAAAGGGCTGAGAAGCAATCACGCGAGGAGGTCCTGGCCGATGCCATGAAGGCGGTCGTCTCCGTCAGGGCCGGGCTGTTCACCGGAAGCGGTTTTTTCATCACGCCTTCGATCGTCGTGACGAATTACCACGTCACCGGAGGCACACGGCTCGTCGAAATCGGAGGCAGGAATGAGCCACGGTCGGCGCGTCTCCTCAAGTCCGCTCCGAATCATGACCTCGTTCTGCTCGAGCTCTATGAACCCGACCCAGGTCAGTCCGTCCTCGAGCTTGGCTCCGTCGAAGATGTCGTCATCGGGCAGGAGGTCGTCACCATCGGCTCGGCCTTCGGCCTGCGAGAAACAGTGACGCGAGGTATCGTGAGCGCTATCCGCACCGCCAAGGGTGTCACCTTCTTGCAGACCGACGCCGCCATCAACCCCGGAAACAGTGGGGGACCACTCTTGGGTCTGGACGGCAAGGTGGTTGGGATCAATACCGCAAAGCTCCAGGAGGCCGAGTCACTCGGACTGGCCATCGCCGCCGACCACGCTGCCGCGCTGTTCGAGGGGCGCTCGCTGGAACCGCTATCGGTCGCGGCCGCGACCGAGGATGAAACGCTCGCAATGTTCTTGGAGACGCCTCGACCCGAGCCTCAGATCCCAGCGGCCAGCGACGGGCGTGCCTCGGTGGCACGGTCGGCCGCTCGGAATCTGCAAGAAGCGCTGAAACCGCTTTCGGCGCAAGCGGACCAGATCGACCGCGAGTACGAAGCTATCAAATGGCAATGCCTGGTGAACATCGACGTCTATTACAAAGCGGCCCGGCCAACGGTCGCTCTCTTATTGTCGGACTTTGACGCCAGTTCGACCCCTACGGCCGACTGTGCCCGTCGCGTCGGAGCTCTTCAGCAGCTCGCGTCTTACGTCGGTAATCAAGTCCTGACCCTGAGCGCCGTGGCGGAACGGCAAGGCGTGAGGCCGAACGCGATCCGCTCCATCCGCCGCATTTATCGGCTCGACTGGTAG
- a CDS encoding amidohydrolase family protein, producing MVIDVHAHVSAPEELYAYKAGILAHRGAHGRGKVSASDEELRRAVETPVFGGRSHLGQLEEVGTDMQLLSPRPYTLMHSEKPEKLVRWFVEETNNVIARQCELFPETFRGVCGLPQNMGVSPENSLEELERCVGEMGFVGCLINPDPNEGLAPAPPGLGEEYWYPLYEKLVELDVPALVHSAGCRSEREPYSLHFLNEENIAVVSLLSARVFDDFPALKLVIAHGGGAIPYQIGRYRSMWIRRKLPPFDEQLRKLYFDTCLYSKEALELLVKTVGPERCLFGTERPGIGTSKDPETGRWLDDIKPHIDAMDFLSDGDRRRIYEENARAIFPLDRSRRAA from the coding sequence ATGGTAATCGATGTCCACGCGCACGTGAGCGCGCCCGAGGAGCTCTACGCATACAAGGCGGGGATTCTCGCCCACCGCGGAGCTCACGGTCGGGGAAAGGTCAGTGCTTCCGACGAAGAGCTGAGGCGAGCCGTCGAAACGCCTGTGTTCGGTGGCCGATCCCACCTCGGGCAGCTCGAGGAGGTGGGTACCGACATGCAGCTCCTTTCACCCCGGCCTTACACGTTGATGCACAGCGAGAAGCCCGAGAAGCTCGTGCGATGGTTCGTCGAGGAGACCAACAACGTCATCGCCCGGCAATGCGAGCTGTTTCCCGAGACCTTTCGCGGCGTGTGCGGACTTCCCCAGAACATGGGGGTCAGCCCGGAGAACTCACTCGAAGAGCTCGAGCGGTGCGTCGGCGAAATGGGCTTCGTCGGCTGTCTCATCAATCCCGACCCCAACGAAGGACTGGCGCCGGCGCCCCCGGGGCTCGGAGAAGAGTATTGGTATCCCTTGTATGAGAAGCTGGTCGAGCTCGACGTGCCTGCACTGGTTCACTCCGCGGGCTGCCGCTCCGAGCGAGAGCCCTACTCGCTTCACTTCCTGAACGAGGAGAACATCGCCGTCGTCTCGCTCCTGAGCGCGAGGGTGTTCGACGATTTTCCCGCGCTGAAGCTCGTCATCGCCCACGGCGGTGGCGCCATCCCTTACCAGATCGGACGTTACCGCTCGATGTGGATCCGGAGAAAGCTGCCCCCGTTCGACGAACAGTTGAGGAAGCTCTATTTCGACACCTGTTTGTACTCGAAGGAGGCCCTCGAGCTCCTGGTCAAGACCGTCGGGCCGGAGCGCTGCCTCTTTGGCACCGAGCGGCCCGGAATCGGCACCTCGAAAGATCCCGAGACCGGACGCTGGCTCGACGACATCAAGCCACACATCGATGCGATGGACTTCTTGAGCGACGGCGACCGCCGAAGAATCTACGAAGAAAACGCGCGAGCGATCTTTCCGCTCGATCGTTCGCGGCGAGCCGCGTGA
- a CDS encoding DHHA1 domain-containing protein, whose protein sequence is MDSTVLYHSHCADGFGAAWAAWKKLGSSAVYIPVKHGTDPPEIPDEHTVYILDFSYPRAVTTAMHSRFRELVVIDHHRTAEVELAGLDCALFDNEKSAAVLAWEYFHPQKTVPELLRYVMDRDLWRYELPRSREVFAGLSSYPMDFEIWSSLDIETLAQDGVAILRYQKELVKLLCDEFRWEDLAGNRVPVVNATILGSDVGEELLARHRDAPFVVIYFDRGDGKRQWSLRSRKDFDVSELARRFRNGGHRQAAGFESELPADFMPRPKR, encoded by the coding sequence ATGGACAGCACCGTCCTCTATCATTCGCACTGTGCCGACGGCTTCGGCGCGGCCTGGGCGGCATGGAAAAAGCTCGGCTCCTCGGCGGTCTATATCCCCGTCAAGCATGGAACCGACCCGCCCGAGATCCCCGACGAACACACGGTCTACATCCTGGATTTCTCCTACCCCCGCGCGGTCACGACGGCGATGCACTCGCGTTTTCGCGAGCTGGTGGTGATCGACCATCATCGGACCGCGGAAGTGGAGCTCGCTGGCCTAGATTGTGCTCTCTTCGACAACGAGAAGAGCGCCGCCGTGCTCGCCTGGGAGTATTTTCACCCCCAAAAAACGGTTCCCGAACTGCTCCGCTACGTCATGGACCGCGACCTCTGGCGCTACGAGCTGCCGCGAAGCCGCGAAGTGTTCGCCGGGCTGAGCTCCTATCCCATGGATTTCGAGATCTGGAGCTCGCTCGACATCGAGACCCTCGCTCAGGACGGGGTCGCAATCCTGCGCTATCAGAAAGAGTTGGTGAAGCTCCTCTGCGACGAGTTTCGCTGGGAGGACCTCGCGGGAAATCGCGTTCCCGTGGTCAACGCCACGATCCTGGGCTCCGACGTCGGCGAGGAACTGCTCGCGCGCCACCGCGACGCGCCGTTCGTGGTCATCTATTTCGACCGTGGGGACGGCAAGCGGCAGTGGTCCCTCCGCTCGCGGAAGGACTTCGACGTGTCGGAGCTCGCCCGGCGATTTCGAAACGGTGGGCATCGACAGGCCGCGGGTTTCGAGTCGGAGCTTCCCGCCGACTTCATGCCTCGCCCCAAGCGCTGA
- a CDS encoding protein kinase — protein MNETQRDLAPGTTLGHFEILDLLGAGGMGTVYRARDSALQRVVALKILPAELFEDEAARARFLREAHLASQLTHPNIATIHEMAEEGGVLFIAMELVPGRNLKQALRAGSLPMSTVLSIGVQVCEALGAAHKLGIVHRDIKSSNIMMTPDGLVKVLDFGLAKALSEPNALAAEADATPLRSPRPARVRDSADPSGMTLKGTALGTPPYMSPEQASGHMVDGRSDIFSLGVVLYEAASGELPFRGGSDPEVLEAVKHATPPVPRRADGPILDGFLQVLNRCLAKKPEERYASAGEAREALERVVSRFSQKAGPGSRTRVWLASAIAVVFALSAVGYRFWGQPGTVAYPHLRTIGVLPFENVSGNAEENYLASAVPLELTSRLGQVPTLKVVPWTFMRRYREKSTSLGQIRQESGADAVLEGAVALVPSESGGRRSVVRIQTQLFDTETGLLLWSDSIERELGGFLRVRGEIAQQIAALLRVQLAQGETLQIASSRVVESEAMASYLRGRQELSDRTEASLNRAVEHFQAAVQKDSEFAEAYVGMADAYSLLSAYWGVVSADRAYALAVDATGRALAIDATLGDAWAAQAFAHYALVWDWSKALQEFQQALSLAPHSADVHHWYADYLTAIGHHEEALVHSRLAESRSPLSPVYGRRVAWTLYSARRFDEAVDQLKKTLRADPDFVPAKTLLARALVQVGRYEEAVAELRAVGDSYSAMLAQVHATAGKKEEARAVLEKLLAGETLDPRLPFEVGLVYAALGEMEQAMEWLEKGFQVHDPNMVSVKTNPLLDPLRGDERFEDLMRRLDFPP, from the coding sequence GTGAACGAAACTCAACGAGATCTCGCGCCCGGCACGACCCTCGGCCACTTCGAGATTCTCGATCTCCTCGGCGCCGGGGGAATGGGCACGGTTTACAGAGCGAGAGATTCCGCTCTCCAGCGCGTCGTCGCCCTCAAGATTCTTCCCGCCGAGCTCTTCGAAGACGAGGCTGCAAGGGCCCGCTTCCTCCGTGAAGCTCACCTCGCCTCGCAGCTGACGCATCCGAACATCGCCACCATCCACGAGATGGCCGAGGAGGGCGGCGTTCTCTTCATCGCCATGGAGCTCGTTCCCGGTCGCAACCTGAAGCAGGCGCTGCGGGCGGGATCCTTGCCGATGAGCACGGTGCTCTCGATCGGAGTGCAGGTCTGTGAGGCCCTGGGCGCCGCGCACAAACTCGGGATCGTCCATCGCGACATCAAGTCGTCCAACATCATGATGACACCGGACGGACTCGTCAAAGTGCTGGACTTCGGGCTCGCCAAGGCCCTGTCCGAGCCAAACGCGCTCGCGGCGGAAGCAGACGCCACTCCGCTGCGAAGCCCCCGTCCGGCCCGGGTTCGCGACTCCGCCGACCCTTCGGGCATGACTCTCAAGGGCACGGCTCTCGGCACACCCCCCTACATGTCGCCCGAACAGGCTTCGGGTCACATGGTTGACGGGAGGTCCGACATCTTCTCCCTGGGAGTCGTGCTGTACGAAGCGGCGTCGGGGGAGCTTCCCTTCCGGGGAGGCAGCGACCCGGAAGTGCTCGAGGCGGTGAAGCACGCGACCCCTCCCGTGCCCCGCCGCGCGGACGGGCCGATCCTGGACGGATTCCTCCAGGTGCTGAACCGATGTCTCGCGAAGAAACCCGAGGAGCGATACGCCTCGGCCGGCGAGGCGCGAGAGGCCCTCGAACGGGTGGTCTCGCGGTTCAGCCAAAAGGCCGGGCCTGGATCCCGGACCCGGGTCTGGCTCGCCTCGGCGATCGCAGTCGTATTCGCTCTCTCCGCCGTCGGTTACCGTTTCTGGGGGCAGCCCGGGACCGTCGCCTACCCGCACCTTCGAACGATCGGAGTGCTTCCCTTCGAGAACGTCTCAGGAAACGCGGAGGAGAACTACCTCGCGTCCGCGGTGCCGCTCGAGCTGACGTCCCGTCTGGGACAAGTTCCAACGCTGAAGGTCGTTCCCTGGACGTTCATGCGCCGCTACCGGGAGAAGTCGACGTCTCTCGGCCAGATCCGGCAGGAGAGCGGGGCGGACGCGGTCCTCGAGGGTGCGGTGGCCTTGGTTCCTTCGGAATCGGGTGGCCGAAGGAGCGTGGTGCGCATCCAGACGCAGCTCTTCGACACGGAGACCGGCCTCCTCCTGTGGTCGGACTCGATCGAGAGGGAGCTCGGCGGCTTCCTGCGCGTGCGCGGAGAGATCGCGCAGCAGATCGCCGCCCTTCTTCGAGTGCAGCTCGCCCAGGGCGAGACGCTTCAGATCGCGAGCTCCCGAGTTGTGGAATCCGAAGCGATGGCCTCTTACCTCCGGGGCCGCCAAGAGCTTTCGGATCGCACGGAGGCGAGCCTCAACCGAGCCGTAGAGCATTTTCAGGCCGCGGTCCAGAAGGACTCCGAGTTCGCCGAAGCCTACGTCGGGATGGCCGATGCGTACAGCCTGCTCAGCGCGTATTGGGGCGTGGTGAGCGCGGACCGCGCGTACGCGCTGGCAGTCGACGCGACCGGACGAGCGCTCGCTATCGACGCCACCTTGGGCGACGCCTGGGCCGCGCAGGCCTTCGCGCATTATGCGCTGGTTTGGGATTGGTCGAAGGCGCTCCAGGAATTCCAGCAGGCCCTTTCGCTCGCTCCGCACTCCGCGGATGTGCACCACTGGTACGCGGACTACCTGACGGCCATTGGGCACCATGAAGAAGCGCTCGTTCACAGCCGGCTCGCCGAGTCCCGCTCGCCGCTCTCACCTGTTTACGGCCGTCGAGTGGCGTGGACGCTGTATTCGGCTCGCCGCTTCGACGAGGCCGTCGACCAGCTGAAAAAGACTTTGCGCGCGGACCCGGACTTCGTTCCGGCGAAGACCCTCCTCGCCCGGGCGCTCGTCCAGGTCGGCCGTTACGAGGAGGCTGTCGCCGAGCTCCGGGCGGTGGGGGACTCCTATTCGGCGATGCTGGCCCAGGTCCACGCGACCGCTGGCAAGAAAGAGGAAGCCAGAGCCGTGCTCGAGAAACTCCTGGCGGGAGAGACTTTGGACCCTCGTCTTCCCTTCGAGGTGGGGCTCGTCTACGCCGCGCTCGGGGAAATGGAACAGGCGATGGAGTGGCTCGAGAAAGGCTTCCAGGTCCACGACCCGAACATGGTGAGCGTGAAGACGAATCCGCTTCTCGACCCCTTGAGGGGCGACGAAAGGTTCGAGGACCTCATGCGAAGACTGGACTTTCCCCCCTGA
- a CDS encoding BON domain-containing protein, whose amino-acid sequence MRTFAILGIVLALSSGATASQSDEQVRATIEKALEDAEIKGLAVSVQGKTVSLKGRVRNVFDKEQALELALAEASIEEVDADIEVSQAESDRELGEQVVKELRKYSRFTVFDDASAYVEGGRVVLFGWVTEPFKKEELQKRLRDVIGIQEFSNDIEVLPTSQSDERLRQALWNRLYRDPTFSDFASMTIPPIHIIVSRSRVILTGVVNNQLMKQKAESIIRQTPGVLSVESRLRIGS is encoded by the coding sequence ATGCGAACGTTCGCCATCCTGGGAATCGTACTCGCTCTCAGTAGCGGCGCGACGGCGTCTCAAAGCGATGAGCAGGTTCGCGCGACGATCGAGAAGGCCCTCGAAGACGCGGAAATCAAGGGCCTCGCGGTCTCGGTCCAGGGCAAGACCGTGAGCCTGAAGGGCCGGGTGCGAAACGTATTCGACAAGGAACAGGCGCTCGAGCTGGCGCTTGCCGAGGCGTCGATTGAAGAAGTCGATGCCGATATCGAAGTTTCCCAAGCGGAGAGCGATCGCGAGCTCGGCGAGCAGGTCGTGAAGGAGCTTCGAAAGTACAGCCGTTTCACCGTTTTCGACGATGCCAGCGCATATGTCGAGGGCGGCAGAGTGGTGCTTTTCGGTTGGGTGACCGAGCCCTTCAAAAAGGAAGAGCTCCAGAAGAGGCTTCGTGACGTCATCGGCATCCAGGAGTTTTCCAACGACATCGAAGTGCTGCCCACGTCACAGTCGGACGAACGCTTGCGGCAAGCGCTCTGGAATCGGCTCTATCGGGATCCGACGTTCTCGGACTTCGCCTCCATGACCATCCCCCCCATTCACATCATCGTTTCGCGAAGCCGCGTCATCCTCACCGGGGTGGTCAACAACCAGCTCATGAAGCAAAAGGCCGAGTCGATCATCCGCCAGACACCCGGAGTGCTCTCCGTCGAGAGCAGGCTACGGATTGGAAGCTGA
- a CDS encoding sugar ABC transporter substrate-binding protein: MASRIGHGSPGGYACAALFALLAFAPLARSQTEETVSEPVRKILAFDARNVATKKEYRIAVLAECPPPGGLRDRYCQARLEGLRAAAKKYGFEFEIYFANFNPEAQRPQVEESVAQEFDGYVFAPTAADPGCAMWTDHLVPTGKPVVSVDLPMCNDPDHTPGLAATVLMQSQAYYDADVEFAFRTCERPCYVAAVGGFDGSGLFQVWRNAIERASTLYPDVHLLVDEPGNFDWRVAREKVRQGLRNNPEINVVLSAWDEMSRGVEQAIRSAHKLPGRDVRIYSMGATRQGVAKVAQGIYFETTVLLPWEEGYYSAVAVVAALEGEPLDGFVNEAELPRVTEGPGSILLTRENVSLFEPNY; this comes from the coding sequence ATGGCAAGCCGAATCGGGCACGGGAGTCCTGGAGGATACGCGTGCGCGGCGCTTTTTGCTCTCCTCGCATTCGCGCCTCTTGCCCGTTCCCAGACAGAGGAGACGGTCTCGGAGCCGGTGCGCAAGATTCTTGCTTTCGACGCTCGAAACGTCGCAACGAAGAAGGAATACCGCATCGCCGTCCTCGCGGAATGCCCTCCTCCGGGCGGTCTGCGCGACCGGTACTGCCAGGCGAGGCTCGAGGGTCTGAGGGCGGCCGCAAAGAAGTACGGGTTCGAGTTCGAAATCTACTTCGCGAACTTCAATCCCGAAGCGCAACGGCCCCAAGTCGAGGAATCGGTGGCACAGGAGTTCGATGGATATGTGTTCGCGCCTACCGCCGCCGATCCCGGATGCGCGATGTGGACCGACCACCTGGTCCCGACCGGAAAGCCGGTCGTTTCCGTGGACCTGCCCATGTGCAACGATCCGGACCACACACCAGGTCTGGCGGCGACCGTGCTCATGCAGAGCCAGGCTTACTACGACGCCGACGTCGAGTTCGCATTCCGTACCTGTGAAAGGCCCTGTTACGTTGCCGCCGTCGGAGGCTTCGACGGCTCGGGTCTGTTCCAGGTCTGGCGGAACGCGATCGAGCGCGCTTCGACGCTGTACCCCGACGTGCACCTCCTCGTCGACGAGCCCGGGAACTTCGACTGGCGTGTGGCTCGAGAAAAGGTGAGACAGGGGCTTCGTAACAACCCCGAGATCAACGTGGTGCTTTCGGCCTGGGACGAGATGAGCCGCGGCGTGGAGCAGGCGATTCGATCGGCGCACAAGCTACCGGGCCGGGACGTTCGAATCTATTCCATGGGCGCGACGAGACAGGGTGTGGCAAAGGTAGCGCAGGGGATCTATTTCGAGACCACCGTTCTGTTGCCCTGGGAAGAAGGCTACTACAGCGCCGTTGCTGTCGTTGCGGCGCTGGAAGGCGAGCCCCTCGATGGATTTGTCAATGAAGCCGAGCTTCCCCGAGTCACCGAGGGCCCCGGTTCCATCTTGCTAACGCGCGAGAACGTGAGTCTCTTCGAGCCCAACTATTAG
- a CDS encoding 4-hydroxyphenylacetate 3-hydroxylase N-terminal domain-containing protein has translation MSSIAPEGAVTGTRYLESLRDGREVWYRGKRVRDVTRHPALGEMARSIARIYDLQSAPKTADVMTFESEGRRFSCSYLLPRTRDDLLRRRRNSEIWVRESFGMMGRYSDFCASMLVGFYDVREELASLNPDLAANVTSYHSYARDQDLCLSHGLHDPTMDKSLRPEQDPDRCLRIVEERDGGLVVRGARFATLAPFSNEILVAPSYPLNEREADHAIWFAIPIAWEGLKVLCRESFAEGRNRFDHPVSVRFDEQDALVVFDGVLVPWERVFLAREPAAAERLFRRRVMAWASYTSLTQLLGRLDLMIGTVHLLAETSGMSERQDIQIEIGELIAHTEMVRSALRAAEVDCLPTPGGLVSPAPLAHVRCFLPIISERLVAILEHVGTSSLVFLPTAEDLETPDIRGYIDRYFRGRGVPADKRVQLSKLAWELTGDSYGGRQQLYERLHAGDPKAITAGLYRLYDKTSAVEMVRRLLGWADEPSD, from the coding sequence GTGAGCAGCATCGCGCCCGAGGGTGCCGTCACCGGAACGAGGTACCTGGAGAGCCTCCGGGACGGACGGGAGGTCTGGTATCGAGGCAAGCGCGTCCGGGACGTGACGCGACATCCCGCTCTCGGCGAGATGGCCCGATCCATCGCCCGCATCTACGATTTGCAATCGGCCCCGAAGACCGCTGACGTCATGACCTTCGAATCGGAAGGTCGGCGTTTCTCCTGTTCCTACTTGCTGCCCCGTACGCGCGACGACCTGCTCCGGCGCCGGCGTAACTCAGAGATCTGGGTTCGGGAGAGCTTCGGCATGATGGGGCGATACTCGGATTTCTGCGCCAGCATGTTGGTTGGCTTCTACGACGTCCGCGAAGAGCTGGCTTCGTTGAACCCCGATCTCGCCGCGAACGTAACGAGCTACCACTCGTACGCGCGGGACCAGGATCTCTGTCTTTCCCACGGGCTTCACGATCCGACGATGGACAAGTCGCTCCGCCCCGAGCAGGATCCCGATCGGTGTCTGCGGATCGTCGAGGAGCGGGACGGCGGGCTGGTGGTCCGGGGAGCCCGCTTTGCCACGCTCGCCCCGTTCAGCAACGAGATCCTGGTGGCCCCGAGCTATCCGCTGAACGAGCGTGAGGCGGATCATGCGATCTGGTTCGCCATTCCGATTGCGTGGGAGGGCCTCAAGGTCCTCTGCCGGGAATCCTTTGCCGAGGGACGTAACCGGTTCGATCACCCCGTCTCGGTGCGTTTCGACGAGCAAGACGCGCTGGTGGTTTTCGACGGCGTTCTCGTCCCCTGGGAGCGCGTGTTTCTTGCCCGCGAGCCCGCGGCGGCGGAGCGCTTGTTCCGCCGTCGCGTCATGGCCTGGGCGTCTTACACGAGCCTCACCCAGCTCCTCGGCCGACTCGACCTGATGATCGGCACCGTTCATCTGCTCGCGGAAACGAGCGGTATGAGCGAGCGGCAGGACATCCAGATCGAGATCGGCGAGCTCATTGCTCACACCGAGATGGTCCGCTCGGCGCTCCGGGCCGCGGAGGTCGACTGCCTGCCCACTCCGGGCGGCCTCGTGAGCCCGGCGCCTCTGGCGCACGTCCGTTGCTTTCTGCCGATCATCTCCGAGCGTCTGGTCGCGATTCTGGAGCACGTCGGAACGAGCTCCCTGGTCTTCCTGCCCACGGCGGAAGATCTCGAAACGCCAGATATCCGGGGCTACATCGATCGGTACTTCCGGGGCCGCGGCGTTCCAGCCGACAAACGGGTACAGCTCTCAAAGCTCGCCTGGGAGCTGACCGGCGATTCCTATGGCGGACGTCAGCAGCTCTATGAGCGTCTCCACGCGGGAGACCCGAAGGCGATTACCGCTGGTCTCTACCGGCTCTACGACAAGACGTCGGCGGTCGAGATGGTGCGCCGGCTGCTCGGCTGGGCCGACGAGCCGTCCGACTGA